The Georgenia faecalis genome includes a window with the following:
- a CDS encoding CsbD family protein, with the protein MGLGDKISNAAQEAKGKAKATAGEATENRDLQAEGHKDKAGANLKQAGENVKDAFK; encoded by the coding sequence ATGGGTCTGGGAGACAAGATCAGCAACGCCGCCCAGGAGGCGAAGGGCAAGGCCAAGGCAACCGCCGGAGAGGCCACCGAGAACCGGGACCTCCAGGCCGAGGGCCACAAGGACAAGGCCGGAGCCAACCTCAAGCAGGCGGGCGAGAACGTCAAGGACGCCTTCAAGTAG
- a CDS encoding glutamine amidotransferase, with protein MRPYVLLASRSEDAAADEEYASILRLAGLGEDDLVRVRMESGAFTPLALEDFSGVILGGSPFTASLPPAHKSDMQLRVEAELTGLLADVLAGDVPFLGLCYGVGCLGRHAGGVVDGTYAEETGATTIELTDAGRADPLLAGLPETFTAYVGHKEACTVLPAGAVALATSAPCPVQMFRLGERQYVTQFHPEMDEAAIVTRIRTYQHSGYFPADQVEAVLARVAGVDVSHSHRILPAFVERFARD; from the coding sequence GTGAGACCGTACGTGCTGCTCGCCTCGCGGAGCGAGGACGCCGCCGCCGACGAGGAGTACGCCTCGATCCTGCGCCTCGCGGGCCTGGGCGAGGACGACCTCGTGCGGGTACGGATGGAGAGCGGTGCGTTCACCCCCCTGGCGCTCGAGGACTTCTCCGGCGTCATCCTCGGTGGCAGCCCCTTCACCGCGTCGCTGCCGCCGGCGCACAAGAGCGACATGCAGCTGCGGGTCGAGGCGGAGCTCACCGGCCTCCTCGCGGACGTCCTCGCCGGCGACGTGCCCTTCCTCGGTCTCTGCTACGGGGTCGGGTGCCTCGGCCGCCACGCGGGCGGGGTCGTGGACGGCACCTACGCCGAGGAGACCGGGGCGACGACGATCGAGCTCACCGACGCCGGACGGGCCGACCCGCTCCTCGCGGGCCTGCCCGAGACGTTCACCGCGTACGTCGGGCACAAGGAGGCGTGCACCGTGCTGCCCGCCGGAGCCGTCGCCCTCGCGACCTCGGCGCCGTGCCCCGTCCAGATGTTCCGCCTCGGCGAGCGCCAGTACGTCACCCAGTTCCATCCCGAGATGGACGAGGCGGCGATCGTCACCCGGATCCGGACGTACCAGCACTCGGGCTACTTCCCCGCGGACCAGGTCGAGGCCGTGCTCGCGCGGGTCGCCGGCGTGGACGTCAGCCACTCCCACCGGATCCTGCCCGCGTTCGTCGAACGGTTCGCCCGGGACTGA
- a CDS encoding tryptophan-rich sensory protein gives MATRTPSPAARSAAPATRADVVRQVGVLVSAVLAIGGAFLGSGAFIGTPIADAAGGVLSADATPLAPASPAFSIWSVIYTGLAAYAVWQVLPGQRTDPRQRATGWWIALSMILNAAWVLAVQGDLLGLTVVVIVALLAVLCLIVVRLTRSRPRNLVDAVVVDGTIGLYLGWVSVATAANTAAVLASAGVDLPSDPTGVAVIAAVAVVGAALAWWSRGRLAIAAAQVWGLSWIAVGRLTGEPPSTPVGIAAIAAAAVIAVVAVVARLRRRDARR, from the coding sequence ATGGCCACTCGCACGCCGTCCCCCGCCGCCCGCTCCGCCGCGCCCGCGACCCGGGCCGACGTCGTCCGCCAGGTCGGCGTCCTCGTCAGCGCCGTGCTCGCCATCGGCGGGGCGTTCCTCGGTTCCGGCGCCTTCATCGGCACCCCCATCGCCGACGCCGCCGGCGGCGTGCTCTCGGCCGACGCCACCCCGCTCGCGCCGGCGAGCCCGGCGTTCTCCATCTGGTCGGTCATCTACACCGGGCTGGCCGCGTACGCGGTCTGGCAGGTCCTCCCCGGCCAGCGCACCGACCCGCGGCAGCGGGCCACGGGCTGGTGGATCGCCCTGTCGATGATCCTCAACGCCGCCTGGGTGCTCGCGGTCCAGGGCGACCTCCTCGGCCTCACCGTGGTCGTCATCGTCGCGCTGCTCGCGGTGCTCTGCCTCATCGTCGTCCGGCTGACGCGCAGCCGTCCGCGGAACCTCGTCGACGCCGTCGTCGTCGACGGGACCATCGGGCTCTACCTCGGCTGGGTGAGCGTGGCGACGGCGGCCAACACGGCGGCCGTGCTTGCGAGCGCCGGCGTGGACCTGCCGTCGGACCCCACCGGCGTCGCCGTGATCGCCGCGGTCGCCGTTGTCGGCGCGGCGCTCGCGTGGTGGAGTCGGGGCCGGCTCGCCATCGCCGCCGCCCAGGTATGGGGGCTGAGCTGGATCGCCGTCGGGCGGCTCACCGGCGAACCGCCGTCGACGCCGGTCGGGATCGCCGCCATCGCCGCCGCGGCCGTCATCGCCGTCGTCGCGGTGGTCGCACGGCTGCGGCGCCGCGACGCCCGCCGCTGA
- a CDS encoding sigma-70 family RNA polymerase sigma factor, which produces MRDEAWFDDLYGAHATAVYRYFVRRGPADDAEDLAADVLATAWRRRDDVPEGAELPWLYRTAGFVLANHRRKHRAVPVEDLPEVADHADPSLAAVADDELRRALATLSDRDRHILVLHAWEGLGGDDLAAVLGISRGGADAALSRARSRLASAWAAV; this is translated from the coding sequence GTGCGCGACGAGGCATGGTTCGACGACCTCTACGGGGCTCATGCCACGGCCGTGTACCGGTACTTCGTCCGGCGTGGCCCGGCCGACGACGCCGAGGACCTCGCCGCCGACGTGCTCGCGACGGCGTGGCGACGGCGCGACGACGTCCCCGAGGGCGCCGAGCTGCCCTGGCTGTACCGGACCGCCGGGTTCGTCCTGGCCAACCACCGGCGCAAGCACCGGGCGGTCCCGGTCGAGGACCTGCCGGAGGTGGCGGACCACGCCGACCCGTCCCTCGCCGCCGTCGCGGACGACGAGCTCCGCCGGGCCCTCGCCACCCTGAGCGACCGCGACCGTCACATCCTCGTCCTGCACGCCTGGGAGGGGCTCGGCGGGGACGACCTCGCGGCCGTCCTCGGGATCTCCCGTGGCGGCGCCGACGCCGCGCTCTCCCGGGCGCGCTCGCGGCTGGCCTCCGCCTGGGCCGCGGTCTAG